Part of the Penicillium digitatum chromosome 4, complete sequence genome is shown below.
AGTGTATCAATGGAATGGAAAAACTTTGGAAACTGGCAAGTTCAAACCATCTATTAAAGATCGGGCTCCAGCTGGGCCCCACGACCGGCCGTAGGCCCGGGGCTCTACAGAAGTTTAGTGGAGGCTGAGTTGATAAACACAGCAGAGTAAATCAACGACTTTCCAATTCAAGCGTTCTCTAGGTAACTATCCATAGCAACCATTAGAAAAAGTTATAAGAATGAACAGAAAAATCTTTTCCATGGTTTTTTTTACTTTACGTTGGTATACGTGGTTCGCTTTGGGCAACCTACGCTGATTTGTGATATCAGAAGATAGTCTAACTAGTAGTCCTGATAAGGTCATGGCGAGGCTCCTTGGAGCTAGAACTACGTTTGCAATATGATACTATTCAATCATGATTTACTTTGAAGATAATTGCGAATCAGAAAGGAAAGCTGAGTCCTACGTTGGTAGGGGTGAATAGGTCATGCAAACAGAGCAAACAGGGCTAGATTATTCCATGGTGGTTTTCGAAGTTGTTCTCCACCAAGTTCTAGCAAGTTCAAAGGACACGAAAGCCTTAAGAAAACCGCCACTTGTTGACTCACAGAAATGGAGCCTAATCACTCACGTCCTGCTCGCCACTAACCACTGCCTCCGATCAACCTCGAAAAAAATTTTCAGACACAGTAGACAATAGACCGCAAGCCCGAGAGCTGTCCAGCTCTTAACCATTCAACCATGCACACTCTCCCCAAGCTAGCAATCACAGCCCTACTCCTCATCTCACCAGCAACATGCATCTCAAACCCCAAACCGCCAGGCAAAGACGCAATCCTACTATCAAACGTTCAAACCCTAACACTCCGCGCCCACCGCATGACCAACTCACGGCGCGTCTCGCCAATCCCCCAACTTAGCTGCGCAGGCCCATCAAAACAAACGTGCAAACTATATCAACCCGAAGTAATGCGCTGCACAAACCAAGGCTATGACTACGACATCGAAGACGTGCAGTGGACATGCACCGCAGACCTGCCGACAGAGTTCAAGCTCGGCGCAACAGATGTCATCTGCGAGGGATACCGGAATGCCGATGACACGTGGGTGTTGAAGGGGAGTTGTGGTGTTGAGTATCGGCTGCTCTTGACCGAGGCTGGGGAGAAGAGGTTTGGGAAGAGAGGTGGTGATGCGGAGTGGGATTGGTCAAACATGAACCGGTCCGGGAACGGGTTTCAAAAGATCATGGTTGTGCTTGGAGATTTGATTTTCTTTGGGTTCATTGCTGCCGTTTTCTTTATGATCCTCTGGCCTATGCTAGCGCAATGTTTCGGGCGGGGGAATCGGCGAGGTAGGGGTGCAGGCCCGGCACCGGGGTGGGGTGGGTTCtggggaggaggaggtggtggtggtggtggtggtggtggtggaggtgaTGGTGGAAATGGTCCTCCGCCTCCGTATAGCAACTTTGATCCTTACAAAAATGCTGCTCGCCAGCAGGGGTGGACGCCGGGTTTCTGGACTGGTATGCTAGGCGGTGCTGCGGCTGGTTATCACATGGGGAGACGGGCTGATAGTGGATCGCGCGGCGGAATGCCAATGGGGAGATATGGTGGATATGACCCGGGGGAAGGCAGCTCGCGCTCGCACTCGCCGCCGCAGTTTTCGTCTACGGCTGCCAGTACTGGTTTCGGGTCGACGAGGCGTAGGTGATCCTATGGTTGTGTTACTTCGCCTGTCATTTGCTAGCGACTTCAGGAAAAAGAGATTTCAAAAAACAGTCAAAAAATCCCCGAGGAAGACAAATGAGGTGGCAGGTCGTTAAACGATACCTGTAATCTCTTACGGCCATTATGAAACTGGTACATCTACAATGGTAGAAATGTAACGAAGTCACAAATCAATTAGCTAGTCGAATACCCCGAAAACTCCTGGTTTGATCGATGTGTATCCTGTATTCCCCCATTTGGAACGCCGTAACCTATAAACTTCTCTTCATAAGATATCCATTAAACTCCCGACTTAAGCCATGGGAAAGTCATCGATCGATCCCAGAATCTCCTCTGTTCCACCTCCCTGGCTCTTCACACCCGCCTTCTTGCGCGACTTCTTGATAACCGTTTTGTCGTTCTTGGCATCCTTGGCATCATCGCCAGTCGGGTTGCGCAGTAAATCCTCTTgcatctccttctccttcgcATGTTGGTCCTCGATCCGCTTCTTCTCATCGTCAAGTTCTTGCTGAACAAGCTTGGGATCATCGTAGACAGTGTTCGTCATCTCTGAGTAGGTTGCAATGTCGATGGTCTCAGATGGACCCATCAGGGTGTCCTTGATACGTTGCGGATCACGGCGCTCTTCATTATTGAACTTCAACTTGATCTGACGACGAGACCGGCCCGGGAACATTTTGCTGATGACCATAAAATCGGTGCCGAACATGCGGAGCCCGCGATAAAACAGGTCTGTCATCTCTTCATCCCATGTTTCAGTCTTTGTACGCTTACCGTACGAGGCCTGATTGATCTTCCGAGTAAACGAGTTTTCCACCACATCTTCGAGGTCGCCAGCGGCTCGGGCGGCATCTGCGTGACGATCAACCTGCAAGGACGCATTGTCCAGCACGATCTCACCGttaacgattcgcataagGGGACCGCTTTGGGGTTTCCAATCAATCGGTTTTTCGGATTTCTCCTGTTCAAGCTCGGTTTGCTTGACGGGCGTTCCTGTCCCTGGACCAGGGGTTCCACCCTGCTTCTTCCGTTCTTCTTCAGCCTGATCAATCTTGCGTAGCTCTGTCTCGCGCTTGGACTTCTTTCCAGTTCGGAGATCTTTGCACAGCTCGGACATTTTCACAACATTCGGCAAAATTTCAACTGTCTCGGCGCCTTCCGGGGTGGGTTCGCGCTTCTTGCGCGTGCgcttttgtttctctttACCTTCAGGATCAGAGGTACCGGCCTTTGAGTACTTTCGTTTTTTTGGCTTTGTTGGATCCGGAGTGGAAAGGTTGGATCCACCGGGCGTTGCGCTTGAATCCTCGATAGTAGGCACAATTGACTGGGACCCTTGACGGCTTGCTGCTACGGATACGGACTTCTTTCGAGCCGGAACTGGAGTAGCTGTAGTTGATAAAGTTCGAGCGCGCTTTGTTGGTCG
Proteins encoded:
- a CDS encoding transmembrane protein 66; the encoded protein is MHTLPKLAITALLLISPATCISNPKPPGKDAILLSNVQTLTLRAHRMTNSRRVSPIPQLSCAGPSKQTCKLYQPEVMRCTNQGYDYDIEDVQWTCTADLPTEFKLGATDVICEGYRNADDTWVLKGSCGVEYRLLLTEAGEKRFGKRGGDAEWDWSNMNRSGNGFQKIMVVLGDLIFFGFIAAVFFMILWPMLAQCFGRGNRRGRGAGPAPGWGGFWGGGGGGGGGGGGGGDGGNGPPPPYSNFDPYKNAARQQGWTPGFWTGMLGGAAAGYHMGRRADSGSRGGMPMGRYGGYDPGEGSSRSHSPPQFSSTAASTGFGSTRRR
- a CDS encoding Homeodomain-like; this translates as MKSFSSSAINKTGKKFAPKAPIRRAPTAAPARRSSAAQKSPAEPLQDDKVKDVSDSALTPSVPAGLEPQAVTEASPASVAAPTTEQTPNPLNVAVTPPIVNPTTAPIPLNAPSATSIVELTATPIAKPTPIPRPDAISKPTSIPKPAAIPIPQKHKALASISQPTPVLIAPPTPPSTQPTPPPANVPTSGAQPLSSEDHGPETALLEYARIETARAAENLVDSNEGLSQSQPEIEQTAPIEGRPTKRARTLSTTATPVPARKKSVSVAASRQGSQSIVPTIEDSSATPGGSNLSTPDPTKPKKRKYSKAGTSDPEGKEKQKRTRKKREPTPEGAETVEILPNVVKMSELCKDLRTGKKSKRETELRKIDQAEEERKKQGGTPGPGTGTPVKQTELEQEKSEKPIDWKPQSGPLMRIVNGEIVLDNASLQVDRHADAARAAGDLEDVVENSFTRKINQASYGKRTKTETWDEEMTDLFYRGLRMFGTDFMVISKMFPGRSRRQIKLKFNNEERRDPQRIKDTLMGPSETIDIATYSEMTNTVYDDPKLVQQELDDEKKRIEDQHAKEKEMQEDLLRNPTGDDAKDAKNDKTVIKKSRKKAGVKSQGGGTEEILGSIDDFPMA